A portion of the Pseudomonas sp. GR 6-02 genome contains these proteins:
- a CDS encoding peptide ABC transporter ATP-binding protein — translation MAVVLTARNLTRHYEVSRGLFKGHATVRALNGVSFELEAGKTLAVVGESGCGKSTLARALTLIEEPSSGSLKIAGQEVAGADKAQRKQLRKDVQMVFQSPYASLNPRQKIGDQLAEPLLINTNLSAAERREKVQAMMKQVGLRPEHYQRYPHMFSGGQRQRIALARAMMLQPKVLVADEPTSALDVSIQAQVLNLFMDLQQEFNTAYVFISHNLAVVRHVADHVMVMYLGRPVEMGPKEDIYTRPLHPYTQALLSATPTIHPDPDKPKIKIVGELPNPLNPPSGCAFHKRCPYATERCAIEEPALRLLDTRQVACHYAEQFLDGAA, via the coding sequence ATGGCCGTCGTACTTACCGCCCGCAACCTGACCCGTCACTACGAAGTGTCTCGCGGCCTGTTCAAGGGTCATGCGACCGTACGCGCCCTCAACGGTGTGTCGTTCGAACTGGAAGCCGGCAAGACCCTCGCTGTCGTGGGTGAGTCCGGTTGCGGCAAATCCACCCTGGCCCGTGCCCTGACGTTGATCGAAGAGCCATCCTCCGGCTCATTGAAAATCGCCGGGCAGGAAGTCGCCGGCGCCGACAAGGCTCAGCGCAAGCAACTGCGCAAAGATGTGCAGATGGTGTTCCAGAGCCCGTACGCGTCGTTGAATCCACGGCAGAAAATCGGTGATCAACTGGCTGAACCGCTATTGATCAACACCAACCTTTCCGCCGCCGAACGTCGCGAGAAAGTCCAGGCGATGATGAAGCAGGTGGGCTTGCGTCCCGAGCACTACCAGCGCTATCCGCACATGTTCTCCGGCGGTCAGCGCCAGCGGATCGCCCTGGCCCGCGCGATGATGTTGCAGCCGAAAGTGCTGGTGGCGGACGAACCGACCTCGGCGCTGGACGTGTCGATTCAGGCGCAGGTACTCAACCTGTTCATGGATTTGCAGCAAGAGTTCAACACCGCCTACGTGTTCATCTCCCACAACCTGGCGGTGGTACGCCACGTTGCCGATCACGTGATGGTGATGTACCTCGGCCGTCCGGTGGAAATGGGGCCGAAAGAGGACATCTACACCCGTCCCCTGCACCCGTACACCCAGGCGTTGTTGTCGGCGACGCCGACCATTCACCCGGATCCGGACAAGCCGAAAATCAAGATCGTCGGCGAACTGCCAAACCCGCTGAATCCACCGTCCGGCTGCGCCTTCCACAAGCGCTGCCCGTACGCGACCGAGCGCTGTGCCATCGAAGAGCCGGCCCTGCGTCTGCTCGACACACGCCAAGTGGCTTGCCACTACGCCGAGCAATTCCTCGACGGCGCGGCCTGA
- a CDS encoding peptide chain release factor 3, producing MTKQAAEVAKRRTFAIISHPDAGKTTITEKLLLMGKAIAVAGTVKSRKSDRHATSDWMEMEKQRGISITTSVMQFPYRDHMINLLDTPGHEDFSEDTYRTLTAVDSALMVLDGGKGVEPRTIALMDVCRLRDTPIVSFINKLDRDIRDPIELLDEIEAVLKIKAAPITWPIGCYRDFKGVYHLADDYIIVYTAGHGHERTETKIIEKLDSDEARAHLGDEYERFIEQLELVQGACHEFNQQEFLDGQLTPVFFGTALGNFGVDHVLDAVVDWAPQPLARVANERTVEPVEEKFSGFVFKIQANMDPKHRDRIAFMRICSGKYEKGMKMRHVRTGKDVRIGDALTFFSSEREQLEEAFAGDIIGLHNHGTIQIGDTFTEGETLGFTGIPHFAPELFRRVRLRDPLKSKQLRQGLQQLAEEGATQVFFPERSNDIILGAVGVLQFDVVASRLKEEYKVECSYEPITVYSARWIESGDKKKLEEFTNKAVENLALDGGGHLTYLAPTRVNLALMEERWPDVKFRATREHH from the coding sequence ATGACCAAACAGGCCGCCGAAGTCGCGAAACGCCGCACTTTCGCCATTATTTCCCACCCCGATGCCGGTAAGACCACCATCACCGAGAAGCTCTTGCTGATGGGCAAGGCGATTGCGGTTGCCGGCACGGTGAAATCTCGCAAGTCCGACCGCCATGCCACCTCCGACTGGATGGAAATGGAAAAACAACGGGGTATTTCCATTACCACGTCGGTCATGCAGTTCCCGTATCGCGACCACATGATCAACCTGCTCGACACCCCGGGCCACGAAGACTTCTCCGAAGATACTTACCGCACCCTGACTGCGGTGGACTCGGCATTGATGGTCCTCGACGGCGGTAAGGGTGTAGAACCACGGACCATCGCCCTGATGGACGTCTGCCGTCTGCGTGACACGCCGATCGTCAGCTTCATCAACAAACTCGACCGTGACATCCGCGACCCGATCGAACTGCTCGACGAAATCGAAGCGGTCCTGAAGATCAAGGCCGCGCCGATCACCTGGCCGATCGGTTGCTACCGCGACTTCAAGGGTGTTTATCACCTCGCCGACGACTACATCATCGTCTACACCGCCGGCCACGGTCATGAGCGCACCGAAACCAAAATCATCGAGAAGCTCGATTCCGATGAAGCGCGCGCACACTTGGGTGACGAGTACGAGCGTTTCATCGAGCAGCTGGAACTGGTGCAGGGCGCCTGCCACGAATTCAATCAACAGGAATTCCTCGACGGCCAACTGACCCCGGTGTTCTTTGGTACCGCGCTGGGCAACTTCGGTGTCGATCACGTGCTCGACGCTGTGGTCGACTGGGCACCGCAACCATTGGCCCGTGTCGCCAACGAGCGCACCGTCGAGCCGGTGGAAGAGAAGTTCAGTGGTTTCGTGTTCAAGATCCAGGCGAACATGGACCCCAAACACCGCGACCGCATCGCCTTCATGCGCATTTGCTCCGGCAAATACGAAAAGGGCATGAAGATGCGCCATGTGCGCACCGGCAAGGACGTGCGGATCGGCGACGCGCTGACCTTCTTCTCGTCCGAGCGTGAGCAACTGGAAGAAGCGTTCGCCGGCGACATCATCGGCCTGCACAACCACGGCACCATCCAGATCGGCGATACCTTCACCGAAGGCGAAACCCTGGGTTTCACCGGCATCCCGCACTTCGCCCCGGAACTGTTCCGTCGCGTACGCCTGCGCGATCCACTGAAATCCAAGCAACTGCGTCAAGGCTTGCAGCAACTGGCCGAAGAAGGCGCCACCCAGGTGTTCTTCCCCGAGCGCAGCAACGACATCATTCTCGGCGCCGTCGGTGTGCTGCAGTTCGATGTGGTCGCCAGCCGTTTGAAAGAGGAATACAAGGTCGAGTGCTCCTACGAGCCGATCACCGTGTATTCCGCGCGCTGGATCGAGTCCGGCGACAAGAAGAAGCTTGAGGAATTCACCAACAAGGCCGTGGAAAACCTCGCCCTCGACGGCGGCGGTCACCTGACCTACCTGGCCCCGACCCGGGTCAACCTGGCACTGATGGAAGAGCGCTGGCCGGACGTGAAATTCCGTGCGACGCGTGAGCATCACTAA
- a CDS encoding ABC transporter permease, with amino-acid sequence MAIRYGKGLTGGAVVVALLALLVHWIGINTIEQYRDDLLFYLQAHLILVLASMLAALVVGIPAGIFLSRPTMVGRAERFMQIFNIGNTVPPLAVLAIALGILGIGSGPAIFALFLASLLPIVRNTYEGLKNVQGSLKEAAVGIGMTPTQVLCRVELPNAVPIIIGGVRVALAINVGTAPLAFLIGANSLGSLIFPGIALNNQPQLLLGAACTALLALLLDGLVTLASRLWLERGLRPS; translated from the coding sequence GTGGCTATTCGCTATGGCAAAGGGCTGACAGGAGGTGCGGTTGTCGTCGCTCTTCTGGCCCTGCTGGTCCACTGGATTGGCATCAACACGATCGAACAGTACCGCGACGATTTGTTGTTTTACCTGCAAGCTCATCTGATTCTTGTCCTCGCTTCCATGCTGGCCGCCCTTGTTGTGGGCATACCCGCCGGTATCTTCCTCAGCCGCCCGACCATGGTTGGACGCGCCGAACGCTTCATGCAGATCTTCAACATCGGCAATACCGTGCCGCCGCTCGCCGTACTGGCCATCGCCCTGGGCATCCTCGGCATCGGCAGCGGTCCGGCAATCTTCGCTCTGTTCCTGGCTTCGCTGTTGCCGATCGTGCGCAACACCTATGAAGGGCTGAAAAACGTTCAGGGTTCGCTCAAGGAAGCCGCCGTCGGCATCGGCATGACCCCGACTCAGGTGCTGTGCCGGGTCGAACTGCCGAACGCCGTGCCGATCATCATCGGTGGCGTGCGTGTGGCGCTGGCGATCAACGTCGGGACCGCACCGCTGGCGTTCCTGATAGGCGCCAACAGTCTGGGCAGCCTGATTTTCCCCGGCATCGCCCTGAACAATCAGCCGCAACTGCTGCTCGGCGCGGCCTGCACCGCCCTGCTGGCCTTGCTGCTCGACGGACTGGTGACACTCGCCAGCCGCCTCTGGCTCGAACGCGGCCTACGCCCGTCTTAA